A single Lactuca sativa cultivar Salinas chromosome 8, Lsat_Salinas_v11, whole genome shotgun sequence DNA region contains:
- the LOC111917095 gene encoding uncharacterized protein LOC111917095: MFVNLKTQIWNKNFSVLPLPCNKQPFNHQPHNHHQKLFLKHKREVVGKGDGKEKGKRKEKAVADTEEDPTLWWTSEEDYALAVAWCGTSKGSTIGNDMRRIGFWEVVLDKFHALMKKQPYRNIDMLSSKWTPISRWCTKFNGIFMRLESQKQSGENDFDVYKSACEQYQVEMGHTFEFEKIWEIVRLDPKWIKAITSLEA, encoded by the exons ATGTTCGTCAATTT GAAAACCCAAATCTGGAACAAAAACTTTTCAGTGCTTCCACTTCCATGCAACAAACAACCATTCAACCACCAACCACACAACCACCACCAGAAACTGTTCCTGAAACACAAGCGGGAGGTAGTCGGAAAGGGAGATGGGAAGGAAAAGGGAAAAAGGAAAGAGAAGGCAGTTGCGGATACGGAAGAAGATCCTACACTATGGTGGACATCAGAGGAGGATTACGCGTTGGCGGTGGCGTGGTGCGGGACTTCAAAGGGTTCAACTATCGGAAATGATATGCGAAGAATTGGGTTTTGGGAAGTCGTGCTCGACAAATTCCATGCTCTAATGAAGAAACAACCATATCGCAATATCGATATGCTTAGTAGCAAGTGGACTCCGATCAGTCGCTGGTGCACCAAGTTTAATGGGATTTTCATGAGACTAGAATCGCAAAAACAAAGTGGTGAAAATGATTTTGATGTGTACAAATCTGCGTGTGAACAATATCAAGTCGAAATGGGACACACTTTCGAGTTTGAAAAAATATGGGAGATTGTTAGGCTAGATCCAAAATGGATTAAGGCGATAACATCGTTGGAGGCATAA